One stretch of Pradoshia sp. D12 DNA includes these proteins:
- the yicI gene encoding alpha-xylosidase, with translation MKFSNGNWLDKEGYQLHYPMEVYDVEKDDNKLSIFAPFTKILHRGKTLDGGLMTIVLSSPLEDVISVKLLHHIGAPMRGPEFELAKQNPDVYIEEADEEISYQSGNLRASIRKKGDWNIDFFSGDERIVSSQSMGMSYILTDKKEPYMREQLTLDVGELIYGLGERFTPFVKNGQTVDIWNEDGGTSSEQAYKNIPLYLSNKGYGVFVNHPEKVSFEIGSEKVSKAQFSVPGESLEYFIINGSTMKDVLEKYTTLTGKPSLPPAWTFGLWLSTSFTTDYDEETVNHFIDGMLERDIPLDVFHFDCFWMKEFEWCNFEWDKRVFPEPESMLKRLKDKGLKICLWINPYIGQKSPLFKEGLENGYFIKRKDGHVWQWDKWQPGLAVVDFTNPEACKWFEEKLEALIDMGVDSFKTDFGERIPTDVVYHDGSDPQKMHNYYTYLYNKIVYELLERKLGKGEAAVFARSASVGSQKFPVHWGGDCWSTYPSMAESLRGGLSFGLSGFSYWSHDIAGFEHGATPDLYKRWTQFGLLSSHSRYHGNTEYKVPWIYDEEAVDVTRTFTKLKNSLMPYLYRMARESAETGVPMMRPMILEYMEDESCHYLDRQYMLGDSLLVAPIFNEDGKVTYYLPKGKWTNFLTNEVVDGGTWQAEEHGYMTLPLMAKPNSLIAVGSVDSTAVYDYAEEVTFHLFELEEGKTVNSHIYNQNGENVCRITISRSGNTLIVEGERVSKPYSLVIRNRKSVLAVKGGESIETEQGVCIHPNENRVVIEL, from the coding sequence ATGAAATTTAGCAATGGGAATTGGCTGGATAAGGAAGGCTATCAGCTTCATTATCCAATGGAAGTCTACGATGTGGAAAAGGATGATAATAAACTATCGATTTTTGCTCCGTTTACAAAAATTCTACATAGAGGAAAAACATTGGACGGAGGGTTAATGACCATTGTTTTATCTTCACCTCTTGAGGATGTTATTTCTGTCAAACTGCTTCATCATATTGGAGCACCGATGAGAGGGCCGGAATTTGAACTGGCAAAACAGAATCCAGACGTTTATATAGAGGAAGCGGATGAAGAGATATCGTATCAGAGCGGAAATCTGCGGGCTTCTATTAGAAAAAAAGGGGATTGGAATATTGATTTCTTTTCTGGGGATGAACGAATTGTATCCAGTCAAAGTATGGGGATGAGCTATATTTTGACTGATAAAAAAGAGCCCTATATGCGAGAACAATTAACATTAGATGTTGGGGAATTAATCTATGGATTAGGAGAAAGGTTTACACCGTTTGTGAAAAATGGACAAACGGTTGATATATGGAATGAAGATGGCGGTACAAGCAGTGAACAAGCTTATAAAAATATACCGCTTTATCTAAGTAATAAAGGCTATGGAGTTTTTGTGAACCATCCAGAGAAAGTATCATTTGAGATTGGATCAGAAAAAGTCTCTAAAGCACAATTTAGTGTACCAGGTGAAAGCCTGGAGTATTTTATTATAAATGGATCGACAATGAAGGATGTACTAGAAAAGTATACAACTTTAACGGGGAAGCCAAGCCTACCACCGGCATGGACATTTGGTCTATGGTTAAGTACGTCATTTACAACAGATTATGACGAAGAGACTGTAAATCATTTTATCGATGGAATGCTGGAAAGAGATATTCCATTGGATGTTTTTCATTTTGATTGCTTTTGGATGAAGGAATTTGAATGGTGTAATTTTGAGTGGGATAAGCGCGTTTTTCCTGAACCGGAAAGCATGTTGAAAAGGCTGAAGGATAAAGGGTTAAAAATCTGTTTGTGGATTAATCCATATATCGGACAGAAATCTCCATTATTTAAAGAGGGACTGGAAAATGGTTATTTCATTAAGCGTAAGGATGGACATGTTTGGCAATGGGATAAGTGGCAGCCGGGGTTGGCGGTTGTAGATTTCACCAATCCTGAAGCATGCAAATGGTTTGAGGAAAAGCTTGAAGCTTTAATTGATATGGGGGTAGATAGCTTTAAAACAGATTTCGGTGAGCGGATTCCTACGGATGTTGTCTATCATGATGGTTCTGACCCGCAGAAAATGCATAATTACTATACGTATTTATATAACAAAATCGTCTATGAGTTATTAGAAAGAAAGCTTGGAAAGGGAGAAGCAGCTGTCTTTGCCCGATCAGCTTCTGTTGGAAGCCAGAAATTCCCTGTCCATTGGGGCGGAGATTGCTGGTCCACTTATCCATCAATGGCAGAATCATTACGAGGGGGCTTGTCTTTCGGCTTATCAGGATTTAGTTACTGGAGCCATGATATTGCGGGCTTTGAACATGGAGCTACACCTGATTTGTATAAGCGTTGGACTCAATTTGGCTTGTTATCCTCTCACAGCCGTTATCATGGTAATACTGAATATAAGGTTCCTTGGATCTATGATGAAGAAGCGGTGGATGTCACACGAACTTTTACAAAATTAAAAAATTCATTAATGCCTTATTTATACAGAATGGCACGTGAGTCAGCGGAAACCGGTGTTCCTATGATGAGGCCTATGATCCTTGAATATATGGAGGATGAATCGTGCCATTATTTAGATCGCCAATATATGTTAGGAGATTCTCTATTAGTTGCTCCAATCTTTAATGAAGATGGAAAAGTAACATACTATTTGCCAAAGGGTAAATGGACAAACTTCCTGACAAATGAGGTCGTCGACGGAGGAACATGGCAGGCGGAGGAACATGGGTATATGACATTACCATTAATGGCAAAACCAAACTCTCTTATTGCGGTAGGCTCTGTTGATTCTACAGCAGTTTATGATTATGCAGAGGAAGTAACTTTTCATTTATTTGAACTGGAAGAAGGTAAAACCGTAAACTCACATATCTATAACCAAAATGGTGAGAATGTGTGCAGGATTACGATTTCCCGCTCAGGTAATACGTTAATCGTAGAAGGGGAGAGAGTTTCCAAACCATATTCACTCGTCATTCGAAATAGAAAAAGCGTCTTAGCTGTTAAGGGCGGGGAAAGTATAGAAACAGAACAGGGTGTATGTATCCATCCAAATGAAAATAGGGTAGTGATTGAACTATGA
- the thrS gene encoding threonine--tRNA ligase, with product MAEMIKITFPDGAVKEFESGITTEQIASSISSGLKKKAIAGKVNGALYDLRRPITEDASVEIVTPDQPEALEVLRHSTAHLLAQAVKRIYKDVKFGVGPVIEGGFYYDMDLEKSITPEDLPLIEKEMKKIINANIDIVRKEVSRAEAKRLFEEIGDEYKLELIDAIPEEETVTIYEQGEFFDLCRGVHVPSTGKIKEFKLLNIAGAYWRGDSDNKMLQRVYGTAFFKKEDLDEHLRLLEEAKERDHRKIGKELDLFMNSQLIGQGLPLWLPKGATIRRVIERYIVDKEQKLGYDHVYTPIMGSVDLYKTSGHWDHYQENMFPVMDMDNEQLVLRPMNCPHHMMIYKNDIHSYRELPIRIAELGMMHRYEMSGALAGLQRVRGMTLNDAHVFVRPDQIKDEFKRVVTLILEVYKDFGMENYSFRLSYRDPADKEKYFDDDAMWERAQSMLKEAMDEMGLDYFEAEGEAAFYGPKLDVQVKTALGKDETLSTVQLDFLLPERFDLTYVGEDGKQHRPVVIHRGVVSTMERFVAFLIEEYKGAFPTWLAPVQVQVIPVSPDVHLDYAKEIEASLQRAGLRVEVDLRDEKMGYKIREAQMLKIPYMLVVGDQEQENGNVNVRKYGEQKSETMPFDEFLTLIKGELK from the coding sequence ATGGCTGAAATGATCAAAATTACATTTCCAGATGGTGCGGTAAAGGAATTTGAATCTGGAATTACAACTGAGCAAATTGCTTCTTCCATTAGTTCTGGATTAAAGAAAAAAGCAATTGCAGGAAAGGTAAACGGAGCATTATATGATTTGCGCCGACCAATTACAGAGGATGCTTCAGTAGAGATTGTGACTCCGGATCAACCGGAAGCCCTTGAAGTATTGCGCCATAGTACAGCGCATTTATTGGCACAGGCAGTTAAACGAATTTATAAAGATGTTAAATTCGGTGTAGGCCCAGTAATTGAAGGCGGCTTCTATTATGATATGGATTTAGAGAAATCCATTACACCGGAAGACCTTCCTTTAATCGAAAAAGAAATGAAGAAAATCATTAATGCGAATATTGATATTGTTCGTAAAGAAGTCAGCCGTGCTGAAGCGAAGCGTCTATTTGAAGAAATTGGCGATGAGTATAAGCTGGAATTGATTGATGCGATTCCTGAAGAGGAAACTGTAACGATTTATGAACAAGGTGAATTCTTTGACCTTTGCCGAGGTGTTCATGTACCTTCAACTGGCAAAATTAAAGAATTTAAGCTATTGAATATTGCGGGTGCCTACTGGCGTGGAGACAGCGATAATAAAATGCTTCAACGTGTGTATGGAACTGCATTCTTCAAGAAAGAAGATTTGGACGAGCATTTACGTCTGTTAGAAGAAGCGAAAGAACGTGATCACCGTAAAATTGGGAAAGAGCTTGATTTATTCATGAACTCTCAATTAATTGGACAAGGCCTTCCGTTATGGCTTCCAAAAGGTGCAACGATTCGCCGCGTCATTGAACGCTATATTGTGGATAAGGAACAAAAGCTTGGCTATGACCATGTGTATACACCAATCATGGGAAGTGTTGACCTCTATAAAACTTCCGGCCACTGGGATCACTATCAGGAGAATATGTTCCCAGTAATGGATATGGATAATGAACAGCTGGTTCTTCGTCCAATGAACTGCCCGCATCATATGATGATTTATAAAAACGATATTCACAGCTATCGTGAGCTTCCAATTCGGATTGCTGAATTGGGTATGATGCATAGATATGAAATGTCCGGTGCGTTGGCAGGCCTGCAACGGGTACGTGGAATGACATTAAATGATGCTCACGTATTTGTACGCCCTGACCAAATTAAAGATGAATTCAAACGTGTTGTTACTTTGATCCTGGAAGTGTATAAAGACTTCGGTATGGAGAATTATTCCTTCCGTCTTTCTTACCGTGATCCGGCTGATAAGGAAAAATACTTTGATGATGATGCAATGTGGGAAAGAGCTCAATCCATGCTGAAAGAAGCGATGGATGAGATGGGTCTTGACTATTTCGAAGCAGAAGGCGAAGCGGCTTTCTACGGACCTAAATTGGATGTTCAAGTTAAAACAGCGCTTGGCAAAGATGAGACTCTTTCCACAGTACAGCTTGACTTCTTGCTTCCTGAACGTTTTGACCTTACGTATGTTGGAGAAGACGGCAAACAGCATCGCCCAGTTGTTATTCACCGTGGGGTTGTTTCAACAATGGAACGTTTCGTTGCGTTCTTAATTGAGGAATACAAAGGAGCTTTCCCTACTTGGTTAGCACCAGTTCAGGTTCAGGTTATTCCAGTATCTCCGGATGTTCATCTTGATTATGCAAAAGAAATTGAAGCGAGCCTTCAACGTGCAGGTTTACGTGTAGAAGTAGACCTACGCGATGAAAAAATGGGCTATAAGATTCGTGAAGCTCAAATGCTGAAAATCCCTTACATGCTTGTGGTGGGAGATCAGGAACAAGAAAATGGTAATGTTAACGTTCGTAAGTATGGAGAACAGAAATCAGAGACTATGCCATTTGATGAGTTCTTGACTTTGATTAAAGGTGAATTGAAATAA
- a CDS encoding replication initiation and membrane attachment family protein — MQFSWKFVNPKDRYVVLYKEKLSEMDHKSIQYLYQPLVGGLAVSLYMTLLNEVNTGNMYSRQTTHRWLMDVLGLPLDEIFQYRKRLEGIGLLKTYKKATPEGNVFIYEILCPLSPDKFFHDDLLPIYLKQKLEERHYERLLTMFADKRIPDDYEEITQSFNEVFASEFRNPKEIISSETDQNMQFFSKDPQGYSHNLMEQFDFELLFATAKNSFISRKAFTPNVMESIAMLSYLYKINVMDMSKLILRCQNQHNEIDIDELRKCAREFFHINHGEEMPTLIEQKQPEYERTIIEPKTPEEHLLYTFETTSPLEFLVSLSQGAMPSDNDLALVEKVMVNQKLPPGVVNVLLHYVMLKSDMKLQSNYVETIASHWARKNITTVREAYEMALSEHKKYQTWANEKKTKTNKSTRRTSGNARKEIVPDWLDETKKKEPVAQSTEIAERVRKLKEKLQNENSK, encoded by the coding sequence ATGCAATTTTCATGGAAGTTTGTAAATCCTAAAGACAGATATGTTGTACTATATAAAGAAAAGCTATCAGAAATGGACCATAAATCGATTCAATATTTATATCAGCCACTTGTAGGAGGATTGGCTGTTTCTTTGTATATGACCTTATTAAACGAAGTCAATACAGGTAACATGTATTCCAGACAAACGACACATCGTTGGTTAATGGATGTACTTGGTTTACCTTTGGATGAGATATTTCAATACCGAAAAAGGCTTGAAGGAATCGGGTTATTAAAAACATATAAAAAAGCAACTCCGGAAGGTAATGTTTTTATATATGAGATTCTTTGTCCTTTAAGTCCGGATAAATTTTTCCATGATGATTTGCTGCCTATTTATCTGAAGCAAAAACTAGAAGAGAGACATTACGAACGGCTGCTCACGATGTTTGCGGATAAACGTATACCGGATGATTATGAGGAAATAACACAATCGTTCAATGAGGTGTTTGCATCTGAATTTCGCAATCCAAAAGAAATCATCAGCTCGGAAACTGATCAAAACATGCAATTCTTCTCAAAGGACCCACAGGGATATAGCCATAATTTAATGGAGCAATTTGATTTCGAGTTATTATTTGCGACGGCTAAAAACAGCTTTATATCGAGAAAAGCGTTTACTCCAAATGTGATGGAATCCATCGCGATGCTATCGTATTTATATAAAATTAATGTAATGGATATGAGCAAGTTGATTTTACGCTGTCAAAATCAACATAATGAAATTGATATAGACGAACTCAGAAAATGTGCAAGAGAGTTTTTCCACATCAATCATGGTGAAGAAATGCCGACACTGATTGAACAGAAACAGCCTGAGTATGAACGTACGATCATAGAACCTAAAACACCCGAGGAGCATTTGCTGTATACTTTTGAAACAACCTCTCCGTTGGAATTTCTAGTTAGCCTTTCGCAAGGCGCAATGCCTTCCGACAATGATCTGGCACTTGTAGAAAAGGTCATGGTCAATCAAAAGCTTCCTCCTGGAGTCGTTAATGTCCTTCTGCACTATGTCATGTTAAAATCAGATATGAAATTGCAATCAAACTATGTGGAGACAATTGCTTCGCACTGGGCGAGGAAAAATATCACCACCGTCCGTGAAGCCTATGAAATGGCTTTGAGTGAGCATAAGAAATACCAAACCTGGGCTAATGAGAAAAAGACGAAAACAAATAAATCAACACGCCGCACATCGGGTAATGCGAGGAAGGAAATCGTTCCTGACTGGCTGGATGAAACAAAGAAGAAAGAGCCAGTTGCTCAATCCACCGAAATTGCTGAGCGGGTAAGAAAACTCAAGGAAAAATTGCAAAATGAAAATTCTAAATAA
- the nrdR gene encoding transcriptional regulator NrdR: MICPTCQHNGTRVLDSRPADEGRSIRRRRECESCSYRFTTFEKVEEIPLIVVKKDGAREEYSREKILRGLIRACEKRHVALKELEEIATDVEKEIRNQGFSEIKSDLIGEMVMDRLAELDEVAYVRFASVYRQFKDINVFIDELKELMKKED, from the coding sequence ATGATATGTCCAACGTGCCAACATAATGGGACAAGAGTGCTGGATTCCCGCCCTGCGGATGAAGGACGTTCAATACGTAGAAGAAGAGAATGCGAATCCTGTAGTTATCGTTTTACTACATTTGAAAAGGTAGAAGAAATTCCGCTAATTGTGGTAAAAAAAGATGGCGCACGGGAAGAATATAGCAGAGAAAAAATCCTAAGAGGTTTAATCCGAGCTTGTGAAAAGCGTCATGTTGCTCTTAAAGAACTGGAAGAGATTGCAACTGATGTTGAAAAAGAAATAAGAAATCAAGGATTTTCTGAAATAAAAAGTGATTTAATAGGTGAAATGGTTATGGATAGGCTGGCTGAGTTGGATGAAGTGGCCTATGTCCGTTTCGCTTCTGTGTATCGTCAATTTAAGGATATAAATGTCTTTATTGACGAATTGAAAGAATTAATGAAAAAAGAGGATTAA
- the dnaI gene encoding primosomal protein DnaI gives MKNIQDALNQLGKRENFQQRLDEMRNIVLKDPDVRLFINEHSSQLTSDMIEKSMNKLYEFSTQTKTCDECPSLSECKNLLQGHHPHLFIQGKRIDVRYEPCHKKRRQEEKNRLRKLIRASHVPKEIVEASFSNLIWDEYTTEARVEAVEKAKNFVDSYINGAGHKGLYLYGEFGVGKTYLLGAIANALSEEGVSSHIVYWPEYLRELKGSFAENSYNQKVDALKEVPILMIDDIGAETMSAWSRDDVLGPILQYRMHENLPTFFTSNFNMKQLEHHFTYSQRGDEELVKGKRIMERVRNLTEPIEMDGKNRRD, from the coding sequence ATGAAAAATATACAGGATGCACTGAATCAGCTCGGGAAGCGTGAAAACTTTCAACAAAGATTGGATGAAATGAGAAATATTGTTTTAAAAGATCCTGATGTCCGTTTATTTATAAATGAACATAGCAGTCAGCTGACAAGCGACATGATTGAAAAAAGCATGAATAAGCTCTACGAGTTCTCCACTCAAACGAAGACATGTGACGAATGTCCTTCTTTATCTGAATGTAAAAATCTTCTTCAGGGTCATCATCCGCACCTGTTTATTCAGGGGAAACGGATTGATGTTCGGTATGAACCCTGTCATAAAAAACGCAGGCAGGAAGAGAAGAATCGATTACGTAAGCTGATCCGTGCCAGCCATGTACCAAAAGAAATTGTGGAGGCTTCTTTTTCTAATTTGATTTGGGATGAGTATACGACCGAAGCACGTGTGGAGGCAGTCGAAAAGGCAAAGAATTTTGTTGACTCATATATAAATGGTGCTGGTCATAAAGGGCTCTATTTATACGGTGAATTTGGGGTAGGTAAAACCTATTTGCTTGGTGCGATTGCAAACGCACTGTCTGAAGAGGGCGTTTCATCACATATTGTGTACTGGCCTGAATATTTAAGAGAATTAAAAGGGTCCTTCGCGGAAAATTCCTATAACCAAAAGGTGGATGCCTTAAAGGAAGTTCCTATTTTGATGATTGATGATATTGGAGCAGAAACGATGAGTGCCTGGTCGCGTGATGATGTACTGGGACCGATCCTTCAATATCGAATGCATGAAAATCTTCCAACCTTTTTTACCTCCAATTTTAACATGAAACAATTGGAACACCATTTCACGTATTCTCAGCGTGGAGATGAAGAACTGGTTAAAGGTAAAAGGATCATGGAGAGAGTCCGTAATTTAACGGAGCCAATTGAAATGGACGGAAAAAATCGCAGAGATTAA
- a CDS encoding beta-galactosidase: MIHQQIKKIVYGGDYNPEQWPEEIWQEDMRITRLADIDIMTINVFAWAMLQPKEDEYDFSLLDRVMDLLAENKIYACLATSTAVHPAWMARKYNDLLRVDFDGRKRKFGLRHNSCPNSSSYRHFSARLVEEIAKRYQNHPALTLWHVSNEYGGDCYCENCEKAFRVWLRRKYNTLNELNRVWNTRFWGHTFYDWDEIVLPNNLSEHLGNSDYTAFQGISLDYRRFNSDSMLECYKLEYDIIKKYTPDIKVTTNLMGTYKPLDYQKWANYMDIISWDNYPEVGSPVSKEAMRNDLMRGLKQGEPFMLMEQTPSVTNWQPYNALKRPGVMRLQSLQAVAHGADSVMFFQIRRSIGACEKFHGAVIDHAGHEHTRVFKECAELGKELTALGDTIIDSRVKAKVAIVFDWDNWWAVELSSGPSRDLNYEQEVWKFYHALFEQNIQVDIIAENDDFNSYEVVIAPVLYMTKAGFKEKAEAFTENGGSFITTFFSGIVDEHDLVIGGGYPGHLRHLLGIWVEEIDALPPGKTNHILMASSQKDIYQPSYSCSLLCDLLHLEGAEALAFYGEDFYKGMPAVTRNQYGNGYAYYIASSVDPEFLRDFLANVCRERNVKPVLTAPKGVEVSKREKNGEEIIFILNHNENEEMIQVDDSYFDLIHQREYSGSIAISGRDVVILSKI, translated from the coding sequence ATGATTCACCAACAAATTAAAAAAATTGTTTATGGCGGAGATTATAATCCTGAACAATGGCCTGAAGAGATTTGGCAGGAGGATATGCGGATTACAAGACTCGCAGATATAGACATCATGACAATTAATGTATTTGCCTGGGCTATGCTGCAGCCTAAAGAGGATGAATACGATTTCTCATTGCTTGATAGAGTGATGGATTTGTTGGCAGAAAATAAGATTTATGCATGTTTAGCAACAAGTACGGCTGTTCATCCAGCTTGGATGGCCAGGAAGTATAATGATTTGTTACGTGTGGATTTTGATGGCAGAAAACGAAAATTTGGATTACGCCATAATTCTTGTCCGAACAGTTCTTCCTACCGCCACTTTTCAGCAAGACTAGTAGAGGAAATTGCTAAGCGTTATCAAAACCATCCTGCTCTCACACTATGGCATGTCTCTAATGAATATGGAGGGGATTGTTATTGTGAAAACTGTGAAAAGGCATTTCGAGTTTGGCTGAGAAGAAAATATAACACGTTGAATGAATTAAATCGGGTCTGGAATACACGATTTTGGGGACATACATTCTATGACTGGGATGAAATTGTCCTGCCAAATAATTTAAGTGAGCATTTAGGAAACTCAGATTACACAGCCTTTCAGGGGATTTCACTCGATTATCGCCGTTTTAACTCTGATAGTATGCTGGAATGCTATAAATTGGAATATGACATTATCAAAAAATACACTCCTGATATAAAGGTAACCACTAATTTAATGGGAACATACAAGCCGTTAGATTATCAAAAGTGGGCGAACTATATGGATATTATCTCGTGGGATAATTATCCTGAGGTAGGATCTCCGGTAAGTAAGGAAGCAATGCGGAATGATTTAATGCGAGGGTTGAAGCAAGGAGAACCGTTCATGTTAATGGAACAAACACCGAGTGTAACAAATTGGCAGCCATATAATGCGCTAAAGCGGCCTGGTGTCATGCGCCTGCAAAGTCTTCAGGCTGTCGCTCATGGAGCAGATAGTGTGATGTTTTTCCAAATTCGTCGCTCTATTGGCGCCTGTGAAAAATTCCATGGAGCCGTAATTGATCATGCCGGACACGAACATACACGTGTATTTAAAGAGTGCGCTGAGCTGGGGAAAGAATTGACTGCACTTGGGGATACAATTATCGATTCAAGAGTGAAAGCGAAAGTCGCGATTGTTTTTGACTGGGATAACTGGTGGGCCGTGGAACTTTCAAGTGGTCCAAGCAGAGATTTGAATTATGAACAAGAGGTATGGAAATTTTATCATGCGTTATTTGAGCAAAATATTCAGGTTGATATCATAGCTGAGAATGATGATTTTAACTCGTATGAGGTTGTCATTGCGCCCGTTCTCTATATGACCAAGGCTGGTTTTAAAGAGAAAGCGGAAGCGTTTACTGAAAATGGGGGTTCCTTTATCACTACTTTTTTCAGCGGCATAGTCGATGAACATGATTTAGTCATAGGAGGAGGATATCCAGGCCATTTGCGTCATTTACTTGGGATTTGGGTGGAAGAAATTGATGCTTTGCCGCCTGGAAAAACGAATCATATTTTAATGGCTTCCTCTCAAAAAGATATATACCAGCCATCCTATTCATGTTCATTGCTTTGTGATCTTCTCCACCTTGAAGGGGCTGAGGCATTAGCTTTCTATGGTGAAGATTTTTATAAAGGAATGCCAGCAGTTACTCGGAATCAATATGGTAATGGGTATGCCTACTATATTGCATCCAGTGTGGATCCTGAGTTTCTTCGTGATTTCCTGGCAAATGTATGCAGAGAGCGAAATGTGAAGCCGGTGCTTACTGCTCCAAAAGGAGTTGAAGTATCAAAACGCGAAAAGAATGGTGAAGAGATCATTTTTATATTGAACCATAATGAAAATGAGGAAATGATTCAGGTGGATGACTCCTATTTTGATTTGATTCATCAACGGGAATACTCCGGTTCAATAGCAATCTCAGGCAGAGATGTTGTTATTTTATCTAAGATTTAA
- a CDS encoding putative sporulation protein YtxC codes for MYFDSQEEQANWHVRFKNSDFFIRQAIHSVHKDGQKSVSFLWDPDQEEIFCHALIDALYTFFSTYHLECKIRDVIRERFLYEDEDEISQIAEIALLMWDGEAAYCCSHHLSEQLKKQVKYLLQEVVKQRIDFSFRSLWNFRLRDIHESLVTLVGFAIDEYKLEQDYQEFISVLRRLIEERNSQIDEIHLVYHEEFQFYNRYFEPISKQDILKVIDRKLMAENPMFIDSNTIAPLVSLAPKRIHIYADDEDNRVITTLRKIFEERILLFRISYFHEQVKKVEERS; via the coding sequence ATGTATTTTGATTCACAGGAAGAACAGGCTAATTGGCATGTTCGATTTAAGAACAGCGATTTTTTTATCCGACAGGCAATTCATTCTGTTCATAAGGATGGCCAAAAGTCTGTCTCCTTTCTTTGGGACCCGGATCAGGAGGAAATTTTTTGTCACGCACTCATTGATGCTTTATATACATTTTTCTCTACCTATCATCTGGAATGCAAAATTCGGGATGTGATTCGGGAACGCTTTTTATATGAGGATGAAGATGAAATTAGCCAGATTGCAGAAATCGCATTGCTCATGTGGGATGGTGAAGCTGCCTACTGCTGTAGCCATCACCTTTCAGAACAATTAAAAAAACAAGTCAAGTATCTCCTGCAGGAAGTAGTTAAACAAAGAATTGATTTTTCGTTTCGATCCTTATGGAATTTCCGTTTAAGGGATATCCATGAATCGCTTGTTACATTAGTTGGATTTGCGATTGATGAGTATAAGCTTGAGCAGGATTATCAGGAATTTATCTCTGTGCTAAGACGATTGATAGAGGAGCGGAATTCACAGATTGATGAAATTCATTTAGTTTATCATGAAGAATTTCAATTTTATAATCGATATTTTGAGCCAATTTCTAAACAAGATATTCTTAAAGTGATTGACCGTAAATTGATGGCTGAGAATCCTATGTTTATTGATTCAAACACCATTGCACCGCTGGTTTCCTTAGCACCGAAACGAATTCATATTTATGCGGATGATGAGGATAATCGTGTAATCACTACATTGAGGAAAATTTTCGAGGAAAGAATCCTTTTATTCCGAATCAGTTACTTCCATGAACAGGTTAAAAAGGTAGAAGAGCGTTCATAA
- the speD gene encoding adenosylmethionine decarboxylase, with product MHTIGRHVISELWGCDLSKLNDVNQIEQIFVDAALRSGAEVREVAFHKFAPQGVSGVVIISESHLTIHSFPEHGYASIDVYTCGDLDPNVAADFIAEALNAQVREHIEIPRGMGPVAVSHVLAKAL from the coding sequence ATGCATACAATAGGTCGTCATGTCATTTCTGAATTATGGGGCTGTGATTTATCTAAATTGAACGATGTTAATCAGATTGAACAAATATTCGTGGACGCTGCTTTACGATCTGGAGCTGAAGTTAGAGAAGTAGCCTTCCATAAGTTTGCGCCACAGGGAGTAAGCGGAGTAGTCATTATATCTGAATCACATTTAACCATTCATAGTTTTCCGGAACATGGTTATGCGAGTATTGATGTATATACATGCGGTGACTTAGATCCTAATGTGGCTGCTGATTTTATAGCTGAAGCCTTAAACGCTCAGGTTAGGGAACACATTGAAATCCCGCGAGGCATGGGTCCGGTTGCTGTCAGCCATGTTCTTGCTAAAGCATTATAA